Below is a genomic region from Leptospira venezuelensis.
GCAGAGGTTCTTCCGAGCCTGGATCCGAGTTTCCATCTCCGCCATCTTCACTTCCAGTTCCACCTGATCCAATATCTGGACGGACTCGATATAGGATAGAAATTCGATCTGGGAAAACTCCCTGTATCTCTACCGATTTGAGAATCGGTGCTTTTTCCAAACGGATTTTTGCAACGACAGGTTTACCGTCCGGAAGGATCTTTTTAGTTTTCGGATCGTATTTATGAGAACATACCACACTTGCATTCAGACCTTTAATGATCTGGATACTTCGTAACGGAGTTTTGGATTGTAGTTTTACAGAAACTTCCTGCTCCGAGAATTCTGCTTCTAGATTTTTATCCAAGTTCTGGCATTTCACAGGAACACCGAGGACTATACTTTCTCCAGGAGTAGAAGAATCGGCTACGATATTCACTGTTACCGAAACTTCTTTTATATTATCCCTATATCTCAAACCCGCAGGAAGATCCGGCACTTTAAATTTCTGAGTGAACGTTTTGGTTTTATCCTTCAAAGAAATAGAAGGTAGATTAACTATCCTCCCGACCTTATCGAACTCGGATGGATTACCTACAACAACCAGGCTCGTAGGAGAAACGAAATGAGAAGATTTGATATAATCTTTAGGAGGATCTCCAGCAAGTTTAGGCTCGATGATTAAAGTCCTGCTCACATTTGATTCAACTATGATCTTCACTTTTTCTTTTCCAGGAATTTTAGAAATTCTTAATCCCGGAGTAGTCCCCCCAAAGCGGACCACATTTACATTATTCTCACCAGGATGAAGATCAGTAGGAGAAATATATGCCTTTAAGGAAGGAGTGTAGAAGTTCACATAGTCGCGAACTCCTTCTACCTTAACTGGAAAGGTAGTATCAGATCCTTTTGCGATGATGAGTCCACCGGTAAGTTTAGGGTATTCTATCTTTATATTTACTTCTCTTACAAGAATTTTAGAATTTTGTAAATTGATATAGAATAATGTGGCAAGAATAACAGAGCCAAGTTTTGCCTGCCAGTTATTTAGAAGGGCCTTAATCATTAGATTCCCCTACTTCTTCCGATTCAAACTTTTTGTCTGCATTCGGATTTCCCGGTCCCGCTTTCTTCTCCTGAAGGATTGTATTCAAAAGATTTTTTAACTCGATCGGTTTTACCGGGTGGATCATTTCCCCGTCATGACAGACTGAAATTTCTCCAGTCTCTTCAGAAGTAACAACTATAACTGCATCAGATTCTTCTGCAATTCCAAGCGCTGCTCTATGTCTTGCACCCATACGAGCATCATCCAAATTTTGGGCCATAGGCAAAAAAGCACCGGCACATGCAATACGGTTTTGCTCAATGATGACCGCTCCATCATGAAGAGCAGTGTTCTTTTTGAATATGGTTAGAAGAAGGCTTGTAGAAAGAATTGCATCCAATTGGACAGCCTGTTCGGCGATATCTTTCAAACTATGTTCTCGAACGATCGCAATCAGAGATCCGGTTTTGTTTTTTGCCATGATCTTAGAAGCTTCTACAATCTCATCCAGATCAGTGGCAGTTTTCAAAAGGAAAGGACGGAATAATCTAAGCCTTGCCATATCACCGGTAATCTTACGAAGTTCTGGCTGAAGTAGAACTATGATCGCAAACACAAGTGCTGGACGAATATTATCTATGATCCAATCTAAAAGTTCAAAATTGAGGGT
It encodes:
- the cdaA gene encoding diadenylate cyclase CdaA translates to MDFLKNISLFQSDKFGIVMILDILIVSFLIYQFYSTIRRTRGVQLLLGIGLIWVLGIFAQTLNFELLDWIIDNIRPALVFAIIVLLQPELRKITGDMARLRLFRPFLLKTATDLDEIVEASKIMAKNKTGSLIAIVREHSLKDIAEQAVQLDAILSTSLLLTIFKKNTALHDGAVIIEQNRIACAGAFLPMAQNLDDARMGARHRAALGIAEESDAVIVVTSEETGEISVCHDGEMIHPVKPIELKNLLNTILQEKKAGPGNPNADKKFESEEVGESND